CGAGCCAAGGAAGAACTAGTAATGACAAGTGTCGACTTTCGCGCGAGGCCGAGCACCCCCGTCAAGTACTGGCGCGAGAACCGGTCCACTCACGCCGAGTTCCTCGCCTATGCGGATGACGACCGTAGGGACGAGCAACCCTTCTGAGGCATTCCTATCTGCGGCAAAGGATGCCATGGGAGTGCCATACCCCCGGTGACTGCGGTCCGTTGCTCTACTCGGCGAGCATCACGGCGGCCGCGCCGAGAGAGGCGGACATGATCGACTCCGCTGCGTTCCTGGTGCGGTCCTCGGCGGTCGGCCAGAGGTGGGCGTAGGTGTTGAGCGTCGTGGTCGCCTTCGCATGGCCGACCGAGCGTTGCACAGTCACCACGTCGCACCCTGCGGCGATGAGCCCGGAAGCGTAGAAGTGCCGCAGGTCGTGAAGCTTGATGCCGCACAGGCCGGCGTCGCGCAGCGTCTTGCGCCACCAGTAGCCGACGGTGTTCTGGTGCGGAGGGTTGTCACCCTCCCCGCCGAAGAGCCACCGATCCTTGCCGGTGGTGCCGTGAGTGGTGACGTGTTCGGCGAGCACGTTGACCAGGCTGTCAGCGAGGTAGACGACGCGTTCTGATCCGTACTTCGGGGCCCGAACGTCGATCGCGCCGCCGTTGACGCGCTGGACTTGGCGGGAGACCTTCAGCGACCTGCGGAGGAAGTCGACGTCGCCAAACTGGACCCCGGCGGCCTCGCCGAGCCGCAGGCCGGCGAAGGCGCAGAGGGCGATGAACGGCTGGAACCGGTCGTCGGCCACGGCCATGAGCTGCCCCACCTCCTCCGGAGGTCCTCAGGAGCAGAGGGGCCAGTCGGGAAGCCGGAAGAGGCCGCGGTCGACACGCAGCCAGTTGCCACTGTCGGCGTGGTATTTCTGTGCCTGATAGCTGTAGCCAAGGTCGAGCGCCTGGGCGGCGGTGAAGTAGCCAACCTGGCTGAACGCAAGGCGCTGGAGGGCCAGCCTTAGGTCCTGTCGTGTG
This is a stretch of genomic DNA from Yimella lutea. It encodes these proteins:
- a CDS encoding site-specific integrase, which encodes MGQLMAVADDRFQPFIALCAFAGLRLGEAAGVQFGDVDFLRRSLKVSRQVQRVNGGAIDVRAPKYGSERVVYLADSLVNVLAEHVTTHGTTGKDRWLFGGEGDNPPHQNTVGYWWRKTLRDAGLCGIKLHDLRHFYASGLIAAGCDVVTVQRSVGHAKATTTLNTYAHLWPTAEDRTRNAAESIMSASLGAAAVMLAE
- a CDS encoding type IV toxin-antitoxin system AbiEi family antitoxin domain-containing protein produces the protein MAGTRQDLRLALQRLAFSQVGYFTAAQALDLGYSYQAQKYHADSGNWLRVDRGLFRLPDWPLCS